Below is a genomic region from Planctomycetota bacterium.
TGCCCTCCCCCGCTGAGGCCGTGTTCGACCTTCACGCCGTCCATCGTCGGCGCATGGAGCTTGCCCCCGTCGGCGTCGTAGAGCCAGAAGTAGATGCCGTAGCTGCCCACGCCGGGCGAGAAGCAGCCCTCGGGCTCGACGAATGTCTTGAGCGAGTCGAGCGTGTTGGCGAGGCCGATGGGGATGTGAAGCCGCCCGAGCGGGTCAAGCGGCCCCCGCTGCGGCGACTGGCCAGGTTCAGCGGCGGCACCCATCAGCAGCGCTCCCGCAATACCGAGGAGGATGAGTGAAGGGTTGGATAGTTGGATGACTGGACGGTTCAGCTTCCCTGCCTTACCCCGCTCCACCCATCCGCTCATCCATTCATCCCCCCAGGGCATACCCCATCAGGCGATAGGCCAGCTTGGCGGCCGCGAAGTCCGAGGCCACCTGGCCGGCGATGGGACAAAGCTCCACCACGTCGAACGCCACGATGCGCCGCTCGCGGGCCACGCGCCGCAGGAAGCGGAGGGACTCGTACCAGCCCATCCCGCCCGGCTCCGGCGTGCCCACAGCGGAGATGACCGACGGGTCGAAGGCATCGAGGTCAATGGTCACGTAGACCGGGTCGCCGAGGGCCGCCAGCGCGCGATCGGCCCACAAGGGATCGGTTGCCATGTCGTGGGCGAAGAAGACCTGGAGGCCACGCTCGCGGATGAAGTCGGCGTCGGCCTGGCACAAGGCGCGGATGCCCACCTGCACGGCCTCGTGGCGCTCGCGGATGCGGCGGAGGGCGCAGGCGTGGCTGTGGGGGGTGCCATCGTACGTGTCGCGCAGGTCGGCGTGGGCGTCGAGCTGGAGGACGCTCAACGGGCCATGCGCGGCGGCGCAGGCGTCCACGAGCGGCGGGGTGATCGAGTGCTCGCCGCCGAGGGCGACGAGCAGCTTGCCGTCGGCGAGCACGGGACGGGCCGCCGCCCCGATCCGCTCGGCGACGCGCTCGTAGGGCAGCCCCGCCACCTCGACGTCGGGGAGGGTGACGACGCCCGCCTTGTAGGTCTCGCGGCGCAGTTCCTCATCATAGAGTTCGACCTGGTGCGAGGCATCCAGGATCGCCTGCGGTCCTCGGGCGGTGCCCTGGACGTAGCTGGTCGTGGCCTCGTAGGGGATGGGCAGCACCGCGACCCGCGCGGTCTCGTAGCGGGACCACTCCGGCGGAACGCCGAGGAAGCCGGGGAACTCGGTCACCTCGTCCATGGCGGGCGGCCCGGCGGTCACACGAAGACGGCGCAGGCGACGACGGTGGTCCACAGGCCGTTCTTGTCGCCCAGCGCGCTCTGCGTGGTGTGGAAGGTGCGGACGATCTGGCCCGAGAAGCGCCAGATCTCCTTCTTCTCGTCGTAGCTCTTGTCGGGATCGAAGTCCATGCCCAGGATCGTGGCGAGCATGCTGGCGGCCAAGTCTTCGGCATAGTCGCCGGCCGTCGTGTCGGTCTGGCCGTAGCTGTGGTGCTCGGAGAGGTAGCCGTAGTTGGCGGGGTCCTTGGGAATGGCCACGCCCACCGAGGCGGCGAGCAAGCGGTGGGGCTCGTTCGTGGCATTCTCGCTCATGACCACGTGGACGATCTGGCCCGGCTTGAGGAGCTGGAGGCCCAGCTTCTTGGGGATGATCTTGCAATGGGGCGGGTAGATGCTCGATACCTTCACGAGGTTGAAGCTGGCGATGCCCGCGTCGCGCAGCGCCATTTCGAAGCTGGTGAGTTTCTCCTTGTGGCGCCCCACGCCGTTCGTCAGGAACAGGCGTCGGGGTACATAGCCACCGCTCTCGGACGCCCCACGTCTTGGCATCCCGTCGTCTCCTTCACTCATCTCGCGGGCGGCAGCCGCCGCCGAGAACTGCGCACAGGTCCGGCAATAAGGGTTCCTTATACTACATTCCCCCGACTCTTTCAACCGCCCTTTCAGCGCGGGAGAGGTTCCGGAATCTCGAGCCTGTTGTTGCCCTCGAAGACCTCGGGCACGCGGTCCTCGGGGTCAAGGGCGACGGCCCAGCCCTTCGCCTCGGGGGGCAGGCCCTCGAGGGCGAAGGGCAGGCGCCGAGGCACGAGGTCGAGCGGGGCCTCCAGCGGCCCCAGTGTCTTCCGCACCCGCACCTTGCCCTTGCCGTCCAGAAGCACGGCGTCGAAGGACTCGACCGTCCGCGAGCCGAGGTTATGGGCGACGGCATGCACGGTGCCGCCCCCGAGACGAAGCTCAAGGGGCGAGAGGGCGAGATCGGGCCGCTCCCACTCGGGCTCCAGCTTCTTCGTCTGCACAAGTTCCAATACCGTGACCTGCTTCGGCGGCAGTGTGAGGGGGATGGGGGCGGCCCGGACCACCTCGATTGTCTCTTCGCGGGGCAGGGACGCCCCGCCCACCGCCTTTGCCTCGGGAGAGAAGCGGAGGGTGTAGAGGCCGTGGTCGAGAGTCCAGGTGCGGAACCGGCCGGCGAGCGGCTTGTCGGCGAAGTTGTAGGCGAGCGCCTTCAGGTGGTCGCGCTTCGCCCGCACGACGAGCGCCGCGTAGTCGGTGCCCAGGCCCTCCCAGCTCACGGCGTGGGTGTGGGGCAGCTTGTTGCGCGTGGCATAGCCGCCGGTGTAGGCGATGGCCGCGTTGGTGATGGCGTAGAGGAACACGCGGTCGGTGAACGGCTCGCTGGTGGTGTACATGGCGGGGAAGCGCTGAAGCTCGGCAATGTCGCGCTTGAACGCCTCGATGAGCGGCGCCTGGTCACCGGTGACCAGCCACTCAGACACTCCCTCTCCCGCGACCAGCTCCTTGAGCTTGGGGCCGAGGAACCCCAGGCCGTGGCGGTGGATCAGCTCGGGCAGGATGAGGTTGGGCGAGGTGTTGCGGCTGCCTTTCTCGAACGCCTCGAAGAAGGGCTTGAGGTAGCGCGCGTCGTCGGTGAGCCCGTAGAGGTAGAGGAAGCAGGAACCGAGCGCGCCATAGCCGCCGTAGAGCGGGCGGTCCGTGGTGTCGGTCACCTTCTCCGTCGCTACGTCCACGGCCACGGCGTACTTGCCCGGCTCCATGTGGGCGAGCCAGCCGTCGGCCCATTCGCGCAGGTGTTTCATCGCACGAGGGTTGCGGTTGTACCAGGCCACCTCCAGCGTCGGATGCCACATGAGCGGATGCGCGTGGCCGTCCTCGCCGAGCGGGCGCTCCATCTTCAGGTCGGCAGCGCCGCAGTCCTGATTCCTGAAGTGGCGGTGGCCCTTGGGCGTTAGGACGGTGAGGGCCTCGGTGGAGCGTGCGGCGACCATGCAGCGCTCCAGGTAGACGGGGTCGCCGTAGTTCCACCAGGCCATGAGGGCCTCGTGGTTCACGCCCTCCTCGTAGGCGTGGAGGGGGTCCATTGTGCGGCGGTTGAGACCAGCTT
It encodes:
- the speB gene encoding agmatinase, which codes for MDHRRRLRRLRVTAGPPAMDEVTEFPGFLGVPPEWSRYETARVAVLPIPYEATTSYVQGTARGPQAILDASHQVELYDEELRRETYKAGVVTLPDVEVAGLPYERVAERIGAAARPVLADGKLLVALGGEHSITPPLVDACAAAHGPLSVLQLDAHADLRDTYDGTPHSHACALRRIRERHEAVQVGIRALCQADADFIRERGLQVFFAHDMATDPLWADRALAALGDPVYVTIDLDAFDPSVISAVGTPEPGGMGWYESLRFLRRVARERRIVAFDVVELCPIAGQVASDFAAAKLAYRLMGYALGG
- a CDS encoding arginine decarboxylase, pyruvoyl-dependent, with protein sequence MPRRGASESGGYVPRRLFLTNGVGRHKEKLTSFEMALRDAGIASFNLVKVSSIYPPHCKIIPKKLGLQLLKPGQIVHVVMSENATNEPHRLLAASVGVAIPKDPANYGYLSEHHSYGQTDTTAGDYAEDLAASMLATILGMDFDPDKSYDEKKEIWRFSGQIVRTFHTTQSALGDKNGLWTTVVACAVFV